The window CACGAGCTCCTCGCCCGGGTGTTCCGCACGCTGGGTGACGCGACCCGGCTGCGTCTGCTCGAGGCCGTGCTCACCGGCGGCGAGGCCACCCAGCGCGAGCTCGTCGAGGCGGTCGGGGCGCCCCAGCCACGGGTGTCCGAGCACCTGCGCTGCCTGACCTGGTGCGGGCTACTGGCCGCCGAGCGGCGCGGCCGCGCGACCGTCTACCGCGTCCTCGACCCCCGCGCGGAGCAGTTCCTCGCCCTCGCGCGCGGGTTCCTCGACGACAACGCCGCTGCGGTCGGCTGCTGCACCGTGCTAGACACGTGAAACGCTGGGGGAATGCGACAGCACAGCAGCGGGTTCCTATGATTGAGGATTGAGCTCGACTGCTTGGAGGAAGGCACCGTGAGAACGCTGCTCGCGCAGATGCGCGACATGGTGGAGTGCCGGCGGATCAAGCCGCTGCTGCAGCCGTTCCTGGACGGCGAGCTCGGTGACAGCGAGGCTGTGCTCGTCTCCACGCACGTGGACGCCTGCCGGCGCTGCGGCCTGGCGGCAGAGACGTTCCGTGGGATCAAGGCCGGACTCGCCCGGCTCGCCGAGGAGCCCGACCGCGAGACCGTGCAGCGTCTCGAGCGGTTCGTGGACGAGCTCGACGTCGACGGTTGAGGGCGTTCCTCCACGACATCCTGCTGCCCCGCACTGACGCGGGGGTCGCCTTCCAGGTCGGGC of the Egibacteraceae bacterium genome contains:
- a CDS encoding zf-HC2 domain-containing protein, which translates into the protein MRTLLAQMRDMVECRRIKPLLQPFLDGELGDSEAVLVSTHVDACRRCGLAAETFRGIKAGLARLAEEPDRETVQRLERFVDELDVDG
- a CDS encoding metalloregulator ArsR/SmtB family transcription factor, which encodes MARPAIITPEPVALPEHELLARVFRTLGDATRLRLLEAVLTGGEATQRELVEAVGAPQPRVSEHLRCLTWCGLLAAERRGRATVYRVLDPRAEQFLALARGFLDDNAAAVGCCTVLDT